CCCTCGCCAAGGAACGCGGCGAGAAGTGGCCCATGCTCACCGCCTACGACGCGATGACCGCCTCCGTCTTCGACGAGTCCGGCATCCCGGTCATCCTCGTCGGCGACTCCATGGGCAACTGCCACCTCGGCTTCGACTCCACCGTCCCCGTGACGATGGACCACATGACCATGCTGTCGGCGGCCGTCGTACGCGGCACCAGCCGTGCGCTGGTCATCGGCGACATGCCGTTCGGCTCGTACCAGGAAGGCCCCGTGCAGGCGCTGCGCAGTGCGACCCACCTGGTCAAGGAGGCCGGAGTGGGCGCCGTGAAGCTGGAGGGCGGCGAGCGCTCGCTGGCCCAGACCGAGCTGATCGTGCAGTCGGGCATCCCCGTCATGTCCCACCTGGGTCTGACCCCGCAGTCGGTCAACGCCATGGGCTACCGGGTGCAGGGCCGCGGCGACGAGGCCGCGCACCAGCTGCTGCGCGACGCGAAGGCCGCTCAGGACGCGGGCGCCTTCGCGGTGGTGCTGGAGCTCGTCCCGGCCGAGCTGGCCGCCGAGGTCACCCGGTCCCTGCACATCCCGACGGTCGGCATCGGCGCGGGCGCGGAGTGCGACGCGCAGGTGCTGGTGTGGACCGACATGATGGGCCTGACCGGCGGGAAGATGCCCAGGTTCGTCAAGCAGTACGCGAAGCTGCGGGAGACGATGACCGACGCGGCGAAGGCCTTCGCCGAGGACGTGGTCGGTGGAACGTTCCCGCAGGAGGAGCACGCGTTCCACTGACATGTGACGCGTACGCCGGTGTGACAGGTACGCCGGTGTGACCTGCACCGCTCCGACAGCCCGCCGACCGTTGCACCGGCGGGCTGTCGTATTTCTGTCGTACCTTTGTCGGTCGCCTGTCGGTGCTTTGTCAGTGGCGGCTGCTCCCATGGGGGCATGACGCGAAACGACAACAACCCCAACGCCGTGGAGGTGCGGGGGCTGGTCAAGCACTACGGCGAGACCAAGGCCCTCGACGGTGTCGACCTGGACGTCCGGGAGGGCACGGTCCTCGGGGTCCTCGGGCCCAACGGCGCCGGCAAGACCACGCTGGTGCGCTGCCTCTCCACCCTGGTCGTCCCGGACGCGGGGACCGCGACCGTCGCCGGCTTCGACGTGGTCCGCCAGCCGCGGCAGCTGCGCCGCACCATCGGCCTCACCGGCCAGTACGCCTCGGTCGACGAGAAGCTCTCCGGCTGGGAGAACCTCTACATGATCGGGCGGCTGCTCGACCTCTCCCGCAAGGACGCCCGCCTGCGCGCGGACGAGATGCTGGAGCGGTTCTCCCTGACCGAGGCGGCGAAGAAGGCCGCCATGCACTACTCCGGCGGCATGCGCCGCCGACTCGACCTGGCCGCCTCGCTGATCGGCCGCCCGGCCGTGATCTACCTGGACGAGCCGACCACCGGTCTGGACCCGCGCACCCGCAACGAGGTGTGGGACGAGGTCCAGCGCCTGGTCGCCGAGGGCGCCACCGTGCTGCTCACCACCCAGTACATGGAGGAGGCCGAGCAGCTGGCGAGCGAGCTGACGGTCATCGACCGCGGCAAGGTCATCGCCAACGGCAAGGTCGACGAGCTGAAGGCCCGCGTCGGCGGCCGCACCCTGAAGATCCGCCCCGTGTCCGCCTCCGACCTGCCGGGCATGGCCCGCTCGCTGGCCGAGGCCGGACTGGACGGCGTGGCCGGCTCCCAGGCCGTGCCGGACGAGGGCGTGCTCCTCGTACCGATCCTGAGCGACGAGCAGCTGACCGCCGTGGTCGGCCTGCTGGCCGCCCGCGGGTACGCGATCGCCGACCTCGGCACCTACCTGCCCAGCCTCGACGAGGTGTTCCTGGCCATCACCGGTCAGAAGCCCTCGCTCGTCGAGGACTCCGTCCCCACCGAGAAGACCGAGGAGGTCGCGGCATGAGCACCGTAACCACGACGAAGCCCGCTCCGACCGCACCCGGTCGGCCCCCGGTGGCCGCCTCGCGCGGGGAGGGCCGGATCGGCCTGCGGGGCAACCTGCGGCACATCGGCGCGCTGGTTCGCCGCAACGCCCTGCAGATCAAGCAGGACCCGGAGTCGATGTTCGACGTCCTGTTCATGCCGATCATCTTCACGCTGCTGTTCGTGTTCGTCTTCGGCGGTGCGATCTCCGGCAAGGGCAACCAGGCCGACTACGTCAACTACGTGGTGCCGGGCCTGATGGCCATGATGGGCATGAACATCGCGATGGCGGTCGGCACCGGGGTCAACGACGACTTCAAGAAGGGTGTGATGGACCGGTTCCGGTCCATGCCGATCGCCCGCTCGTCCGTGCTCCTCGCCAAGATCGTCGTCGAGCTCGGCCGCATGATGGTGGCCATCGCCATCCTGCTCGCCGTGGGCTTCATCCTCGGCCTGTCGATCAAGTCCTCCGTGCTGGACCTGTTCCTCGCCATCGGGCTGTCCGCGGTCTTCGGCAGCGCCCTCATGTGGATCTTCATCCTGCTCGGTCTCACCATGCAGAGCGCGCAGGCCGTCCAGGGCATGGCGATGCTCGTCCTGATGCCTCTGCAGTTCGGCAGCTCGATCTTCGCCCCGCCGTCCACGATGCCGGGCTGGCTCCAGTCCTTCACGGACTACAACCCGCTGTCGAACCTGGCGGACGCCGCCCGCGCCCTGATCAACGGCACTCCCGTCGGGGACTCGGTGTGGATGACGCTGGCCTGGTCGCTGGCCATCACGGCGGTCACCATGCCGCTCGCGGTGCGTAAGTTCCGCCAGAAGACCTGACCCGCGGACCGGTCCACTCCGGATCGCGTCCCGGACGGGCACCGGCCGGGAGCCGGGTCAGACGAGGGCGGTGGCCTCCTCCATGGTGAGGCCGCCGCCTTCGGCGTACGCCTTCTCGTAGGCGGTGTCGCCGAGCGCCGACCGCGCCAGCTTCTCGGCGAAAGCGAAGTCCTCGCGCTCCGTGGTCACCGGGAAGTGGGCGGGCGGCAGCAGTGCGCGGTAGGCGCCGAGCAGCCGCGCGCCGTCGTACTCCCGCCGCGGGCCGCCGGGAGACACGAGGGAGACGGCCGCCGTCAGCAGGAAGGTGGCGGGCAGGTGCGGGGCGACCATCAGCGCCAGCGGGTGCCGGAAGGCGGCCACGGCCTCACGGATGGCCCGCAGGGCGTCGTCATGGCGGCCGTCCTGGTTGTCCAGCCAGGCCGTCGTGGCGAGCAGGAACACGTCGAAGATGGCGTAGGCGCCGTAGGCGAACTCCTCGCGCAGCACCTGGATCTGGGCGCGGGCCTCCGCGATCCGGCCGGTCCGGCCGAGGATGCCCGCGAGGAACATCCGGGCCGCGGGAATCGCCTCGTTGCCGAACCGCTGCACCGTGGCGGTGATCTCGGTGAGGATCCGCTCGGCCTCGGCCATCTCGCCGTTCTCGGTGAGCGTGCCGGCCATCCGGACGCGCAACACCGTCACCTGGGCCTTCGCGCCGAGGCGTTCGGCGTACGCGATCGCCTCGCGGTAGTCGCGGGCGGCCAGGGCGTACTCCCCGCGCCGCTCCCGCGACTCGGCGCGGGCGGACAGCGCCTCCGCGCAGCCCCAGTCGTCGCCGAGCTCCCGGAAGAGTTCCAGGCTCTCGTCGGCGTCGCGGGAGGCGTCGCCCGCCCAGTCGGCGCGGTTGGCGAGGATGTTGGCGCGCAACTGGAGCGCGGAGGCGAGCTCCCAGCGGTAGCCGAGGGTACGGGCGGTGGCCACGGTCGCGTCGACGACCTCTCGGAGCAGCCCGGCCTCGCCCGCGATCATCACGGCGTAGATCCACAGGGAGGCCGGGGTGCGGCAGGTCTGCGGGAGGCCGGGCCGGTAGGTGGCGATCACCCCGTCGACCATGGCGCGGACCTCGGGGTCGTCCCAGTCCTTGTTGGTCTGGTCCCGGGCCGCCAGCCGGACCAGGTGCAGGGCGCGCCAGGCCTCGGCGAGCACTTCGCCGCTGTAGGGCGGGGGCGCGTCCACGAGCTGCCCGTACACCGGCTCGGCGGGGACGACGGGGGCCGCGAAGGGGTCGGGGCCGAGCGCGGCGACCGCCTCCGCCCAGTGGCGGGACTCGGTGCGCTGGTCGTGCAGGTGCCAGTACCAGCCCAGGGAGTGGACCAGGCACAGTGCCTCGCCCGCGTCGCGGGTGGTGACGGCCCGGCGCAGGGCGGTACGCAGGTTCTCGTATTCGGTGGCGAGCAGGTCCGCCGCCTCGCGCTGGCGGTGCCCGCGCAGCAGGGGGTCGCTGGTGCGGGCGAGTTCGCGGTAGTGGACGAGGTGGCGGCGGGCGATCTCCTCCCGGTCGCCGGCTTCGGTGAGGCGTTCGGCGGCGTACTCGCCGACGGTCTCCAGGAGGCGGTAGCGCATGCCGGAGCCGCCGGGGCCGGGGGCGGCGACGACGAGGGACTTGTCGACGAGGGAGCCGAGGGTGTCGGCGACGTCGAAGGCGGCACCGCCGGGGCCGGTCCCGGCGCCGGCCCCGGCTTCGGCGGCGCAGACGGCTTCGGCGGCGGCGAGGTCGCAGCCGCCCGCGAAGACGGACAGGCGGCGCAGGACGGTCCGCTCGGCCTCGTCGAGGAGGTCCCAGGACCAGTCGACGACGGCCCGCAGGGTCTGCTGGCGCGGCAGGACGGTACGCGCCCCGCTGGTCAGCAGCCGGAAGCGGTCGTCCAGCCGGTCCGCGATCTGGCGGGGCGTCAGAAGCCGCAGCCGGGCGGCGGCCAGCTCGATGGCCAGCGGCAGCCCGTCCAGCCGACGGCAGATCTCGGCGGCGGCGGCCGGGTCCTCCTCCACGGTGAACCCGGCCCGGGCGGCCGCCCCGCGGTCGCCGAGCAGCCGCAGCGCGATCGGGTCGGGCAGGGGCTCGACGGGCCGCAGGGACTCCCCCGGTACGCCGAGGGGTTCGCGGCTGGTGGCCAGGATCTGGACGCCGGGGCAGTGTGTGAGAAGCCGCTCGGCGAGCTCGGCCGCGGCTTCGACGACGTGCTCGCAGTTGTCCAGCACCAGCAGCAGGCTGCGGCGTGCGCAGTGCTCGACGAGGCGGGTGGCGGGGTCGTCGCCGTTGCGGTCGGTCAGCGCCCGCAGTTCCTCGGCGGCGGCGCCGCGCAGCTTGGTCTCCCGTGCGCCGAGCGCGGCGAGGGTGGCTTCGGCGACGTCCTCCGGGTCGTCGACGGGGGCCAGCTCGACGAGCCACACGCCGTCGGGCCAGCCGCCCCGGGCCTCGTGCGCCTCGGCGGCCTCCTGGGAGAGGCGGGTCTTGCCGGCGCCACCGGGTCCGAGGAGCGTGACGAGCCGGGCCCGCGCGAGATCGTCCCCGATGACGCGGATGTCGTCCTCCCGGCCGACGAAGGTCGTCAGCCGGGCCCGCAGGTTGCCGTTGCCGTGGGCGCTGCCGGAGCTGCCGTTGCTCCGGCCGGCGGAGGCGGGGAGGGGCGGCGTGGGGGCCGGGGTGCCGGAGGCCGGGACGGCCCGGGCCACCGGGGCCTCCGGTTCCAGGAGTTCGGCGTGCAGGGCGCGCAGGGCCGGGCCGGGGTCCGTACCGAGCCGGTCGGCCAGGTTCCGGCGTACCTCGTCGTAGGCGGACAGGGCCTCCGCCGGACGGCCGGCGTCACGCAGCGCCCGGATCCGCAGCGCCTGGAACGGCTCGTCCAGAGGCTGCCGCGCGCACAGCGCGGTCAGCTCCGGCAGGCACTGCTCGGCCTGGCCCAGGGCCAGGGCCGCCGTGAGCCGGCCCCGGCGCGCGTCCATCCGTACGGCCTCCCAGCGCGCGGCCTCGGCGGCCGGGTCGGGCAGGTCCGCGAGGGCGGGGCCGCGCCACAGGGCAAGGGCCTCCTCGTACAGGGCGGCCGCCTCGGCCGGGTCCGGTGCCTCGGCGCCGGCCCGGGCCAGCCGCTCGAAGCGGTACAGGTCGACGTCCTCGCGACCGGCGGCCAGCTGGTAGCCGCCCTCGACGGACAGCACGGCCGTGTGCCCCAGCGCCCGCCGCAGCCGGCCGACCAGCGCCTGCAGCGCGGCCACCGCATCGGCCGGGGGATCGGCGTCCCACACCTCGTCGACCAGCAGCCGGACCGGCACCATCCGCCCCGGGCGCAGTGCGAGCGCCGTCAGGAGCGCACGCAGGCGCGCCCCGCCGACGGCTACGGGGGTCCCGTCGTCGCGGAGGGCCTGGGCGGAGCCGAGAATCGCGTAACGCACCGGCCCATTGTCCCCGCACCCCTGCCCTACCCCGAACCGTTTTCCGTCCGCGGCCCGGGATAGGTTTCCCGGCATGTCTCATCAGGGTGCCCGCCACGAGCGGCGGATCAGTTCGGTGTTCATCGGCATCTTCGCCGTCATGGCCGTCACGGGCTGGGCGGTGTGGACGGGGTACTCGACGAGCACCGGGCTCGCGGTGTTCCTCTTCGTGACGTCGGCGTGGATCGTCTCCCTCTGCCTGCACGAGTACGCGCACGCCCGTACGGCGCTGCACGGCGGTGACCTCACGGTCGGCGCCAAGGGCTACCTGACGCTGAACCCGCTCAAGTACACGCACGCGCTGCTCAGCATCGTCCTGCCGGTGCTCTTCGTCATCCTGGGCGGGATCGGCCTGCCGGGCGGCGCGGTCTTCATCGAGCGCGACCGGATCCGGGGCCGCTGGAAGCACAGCCTGATCTCGGCGGCCGGACCGCTCACGAACGCGGCCTTCGCCCTCGTCTGCACGGCCCCGTTCTGGCTGGACGCGCTGGACGGGGTACCGCTCGCCTTCCGCTACGCCCTCGGCTTCCTGGCGATGCTCCAGGTGACGGCGGCGATCCTGAACTCCCTGCCGGTGCCGGGCCTCGACGGCTACGGGGTGATCGAGCCCTGGCTTTCCCACCGGGTGCGGCGCGAGGTGGAGCCGCTGGCGCCGTTCGGCCTGCTCGCCGTGTTCGCGCTGCTGTGGATCCCGGGGGTCAACGCGGTCTTCTTCGACGCGGTGGACGGTGTGCTGTCGGCGCTGGGCGTGTCGGGCCTGGAGACGGACTGCGGTCGTGAGCTGTACCGCTTCTGGCAGGAGGGCAGCGGCTTCTGCGAGGTCCCGCAGGACTGAGGCCCTGCCGCCGGCCGAGCGGCCGCGGCCGGTCAGGCGTTGCGCGCGGTGGCGGCCTTCTCGGCCTTGGCCTTGCGCATGTAGTACCAGGCCATGTTGGACGTGAGGCCCGCCAGGAGCACCCACACGATCCCGAGGAAGCTGCCCTCCACGAAGGCGACGACGGCCGCGGCCACGGCGAGGGCGCAGACGACTACGGCGAAGACGGCAAGGCGGGGCATGGGAGAAGCTCCTCGGAAACACTGAAGGCGGTCGAGCCCCTCCAGTGTCCCCCATGCCCCGCAGTGCTGCCGTAAAGGCGGCGCGCACGCGCGCCCCGCCGGTACGGGGCGGTCAGACGTCCGTGGTGCGCAGGCCCGCGTGGGCCTTGTAGCGGCGGTTGGTGGAGATCAGGTTCGCGACGAGGGCCTCGACCTGGTGGGCGTTGCGCAGGCGGCCCGCGAAGATGCCGCGCATGCCCGGGATGCGGGCTGCGAGGGCCTGGACGATGTCGGTGTCGGCGCGGGATTCACCGAGGACCATCACGTCGGTGTCGATCTCGTCGATCGACTCGTCCTGGAGGAGGACCGCCGAGAGGTGGTGGAAGGCCGCGGTGACGCGGGAGTCCGGGAGCAGGGCGGCGGCCTGCTGGGCGGCGCTGCCCTCTTCGACCTGGAGGGCGTAGGCGCCCTGCTTGTCGAAGCCGAGCGGGTTGACGCAGTCCACAACGAGCTTGCCCGCCAGGTCCTCGCGCAGCGCTTCGAGGGTCTTGGCGTGGCCCTCCCACGGCACGGCGACGATGACGATGTCGCTGCGGCGCGCGCACTCGGCGTTGTCCGCGCCCTCCACGCCGAGCCCCAGTTCACCGGCGGCGCTGCGGGCGCGGTCGGCGGCACGGGAGCCGATGATCACCTTCTGGCCGGCCCGGGCGAGCCGGTAGGCGAGGCCCCGGCCCTGGTCGCCGGTGCCGCCGAGAACGCCGACGACGAGGCCGGACACGTCCGGCAGGTCCCAGGGGTCCCTGGCCGGCGGCTTCTGCGTGCTGTCTGAGGAAGTCATGCAGGTGAGGGTACTGCCGGGTAGCTCGCAGTCGAAGAGCGGCGAAGCGCCCCCCGCGGCGCTGTGATGCGGCAGGATGCCGCCATGGATGCCGTCAGGGTCGCCCTGCTGCGCGAGGTGCTCGCCGGTACGCAGTGGCCGGGCGAGGCGCGCCGCTTCGCCGGCTCGCTGCGCCGGTCCGTCGTTCCGGCCGGCGGGAAGCTGCTGCTGGTGGGGACCGAGGCCTACGAGCCCTGGCACCTGGCGGCGCACCTGGTGGACGAGGCCGCCTGGTCGGGCAGCCCGGAGCTGGCTCCGACGCTCGTGCGCCACCGGGTGCGGCCCGGGCAGCCGCCGCACCTGTCGGTGGGGCTGGGCCGGCTGGCCGCGGCCGGGCGCGGGCACACGGTGCTGGTGGTGGCGCCCCGGGAGCCCGGCGAGGGGCTGCTGGAGCGCGTGCACGACGCCCGGCGGGCGGGGGCGACCGTACTGTCCCTGGACGGCGGGGACCGGGATCTGGGCGCTGTCGCGCACGACGCGCTCTCGGTGCCGGAGGGTGGCGCGGAGCTGGACCTGGACACCGTGCAGCACCTGGTCAGCGCGGCCGCCGGGGAGAACGGCCCGCCGGCGCCGCGCGGGTCCCGGCGGTGGCGGGACCGGCTGGCGGGGCTCGCCGACCGGCTGACGGCGCCACCGCCCCCGCGCTGGTAGCCGCCCACCCGCCGGCAGCCGCCCCCGCCTGCCGGCCGCGGACTGCCGGATACGGGGCCTGCCGCCTGTCAGCCGGCCGTGGCCGTGCCGCCCGGGCCGCCCTCTTCTTCCTCTTCCTCGCGGGTCCTGTCGTTCCACTTGGGGTCGTTCTGCCACTCCAGGTTGCGCTCCTGCGCCGTCTCCATGGCGTGGGCGGCCTCCGCGGGCGTTCCGTACGGCCCGAACCGGTCCTTGGCCGGGCACTCGGGGCCTTCCTCGACCTTCTTGTGGACCAGGCAGTAGTACCACTCGCCGGGTTTGCCCACCTGCCGCTTCTTGAACAGGGCCATCGCCGTCAGGCTCCTCTCGATGCCTTCGCAAGCCGCTGTGTGCCGCTCCGTCCCGCCATGCTGCCCCATCCCCGCTGGATACACTCGCTTGCATGTCCGGTCAGTCGCTGCTCGTACCAGGCGAGCTCTCTCCCGCCCGTTCCGTTCCCGGAAACATCCGCCGGCCCGAGTACGTCGGCAAGCCCGCGCCCACTCCGTACACCGGACCGGAGGTGCAGTCGGCCGAGACCATCGAGGCCATGCGCATCGCCGGCCGGATCGCCGCCCAGGCGATGGAGGAGGCCGCCAAGCTGATCGCTCCGGGGGTGACCACCGACGAGCTCGACAAGGTCGCCCACGAGTACATGTGCGACCACGGCGCCTACCCCTCGACGCTCGGCTACCGGGGCTTCCCGAAGTCGCTGTGCGCCTCCGTCAACGAGGTCATCTGCCACGGCATCCCCGACTCCACCGTCCTGCGCGACGGGGACATCGTGAACCTCGACGTGACGGCGTACATCGGCGGGGTGCACGGCGACAACAACGCCACCTACCTGTGCGGCGAGGTGGACGAGGAGTCGCGGCTGCTGGTGGAGCGCACCCGCGAGGCCCTCAACCGGGCGATCAAGGCCGTCAAGCCGGGCCGCCAGATCAACGTCATCGGCCGGGTCATCGAGTCGTACGCGAAGCGCTTCGGCTACGGCGTGGTCCGGGACTTCACCGGCCACGGCATCAACTCGTCCTTCCACTCCGGCCTGATCATCCCGCACTACGACAGCCCGCACGCGACCACGGTCATCGAGCCGGGCATGACCTTCACGATCGAGCCGATGCTGACCCTGGGCACCCACGACTACGACATGTGGGACGACGGCTGGACGGTCGTCACGAAGGACCGCAAGCGGACCGCGCAGTTCGAGCACACCCTGGCGGTGACGGACTCCGGGGCGGACATCCTGACCCTTCCGTAGCCGTCCGCCGGGCGGCCGCATTTTTTACCGACAGGACGTCGGGAACTCATTGACTTAGGCAAGCCTAAGTAGGACTATCAGGCGTGGCGGCAGTGCCGCCACGCCTGTTTCCTCTTTCTGGAGGTCCGCCTTGGACGCCTTCTCTACGGTCATCCGCGTCGCGTCGCACGAGCAGCACACCGAGGCCGAGACGTCGAGCTTCATGAGCGACCTGCTGGGCGGGCGGCTCGGCGTGGACGCGTACACCCGGTACACCGAGCAGCTGTGGTTCGTGTACCGGGCCCTGGAGGAGGCGGCCGAGTCCCTCAAGGACGACGCGGTGGCGGGCCCGTTCATCCGGCCCGAGCTGATGCGCGTCGCGGAGATCGAGCGGGACCTCGCGCACCTGCTGGGCCCGCGGTGGCGCGAGAGCGTGACGGCGCTGCCCGCGACCGAGGCCTACGCCGCACGGGTGGCCCAGTGTGCCGCCGAATGGCCGGGCGGCTACGTCGCCCACCACTACACCCGCTACCTGGGCGACCTCTCCGGCGGGCAGATCATCCGGGACAAGGCCGAGCGCACCTGGGGCTTCGAGCGCAAGGGCGACGGCGTCCGCTTCTACGTCTTCGCGGACATCTCCAACCCGGCGGCCTTCAAGCGGACCTACCGCGAGCTGCTGGACGCGATCGCCGCGGACGACCTGGAGAAGCAGCGCATCATCGACGAGTGCAAGCGCGCCTTCGACTTCAACGGCGCGGTCTTCCGCGAGCTGGGCGAGGAGTTCCCCCTCAGCGCGTAGCGCCACGGGCGGCTCCGCGGGCCGCTCAGGAGCCCGCCACCGCCCACCCGTGCCGTCACGTCACTGGAAGGTCTGGGCGAAGCGGACGCGGCCGCCGACCTCGATGGTGCCGTCCGCGCCGGGGGCGGTGAGGATCTGGGACCCGGCGCCCTGGGTGATGTTCAGGGCGCGGTTGAGCTCGGCCGTCAGCAGGATCGCCGCCGAACCGGTGGCCTCGTCCTCGGCGATGACGCCGTCGGGGCGCCGCGGGAAGCCCCGGGCCCGTACCCGGCCGGCGGCCTCGTCCTCCCACGCCCAGGCGTACAGCCAGCCCTCGCCCGGCGGCGGGGCGGGCAGCGCCTCGACCTCGGCGACGCTCTCGTACTGGCAGGTGCGCTTGCCCTCGACCCACTCGGGCCGGGCCGTGATCCAGGTGAACTCCCCGTCGTCACGCGCCCATACGGACCCGACGGGCGGCTGGAGCTCTTCGATGTCCAGCAGCCAGGCCAGCCCGACCAGCGGGTGTCCCGCGAAGGACATCCGCGTGCCCGGGGTGCGGATGTCGACGACCCCGCGCTCGGGGTCGTCGACGAACACCGTCTCGCTGTAGCCGAGTTCGGCGGCCAGGGCCTGCCGGGACGCGTCGTCGGGGCAGGTCCGGCCGTCGCGCACGACACCGAGCAGGTTGCCGTACCGGCCGTCACCCGCGCAGAAGACCCTCAGCACATCGAGATCGTTCACGCGGGAATTCAAGCACGGTTCAGACCTGCGCCGTACGCCGCCTGCGCGCGAGCGTGAGCGCGCCCGCGCCGGCCGCGATCACGACGGCGGAGGTGGCGAGCAGGGCACCGGCCGGAACCTCGGCGCCGGTGGCGGCCAGGTTGCCGCCCACGGAGCCGCCGCCGGCCGAGCCGCCGACCGAACCGCCGCCCGCGGCGCCGCCCGTACCGCCGGCGCTGCCGCCCGCCGAGCCGCCTCCGCC
This DNA window, taken from Streptomyces sp. TN58, encodes the following:
- a CDS encoding PhzF family phenazine biosynthesis protein, with translation MNDLDVLRVFCAGDGRYGNLLGVVRDGRTCPDDASRQALAAELGYSETVFVDDPERGVVDIRTPGTRMSFAGHPLVGLAWLLDIEELQPPVGSVWARDDGEFTWITARPEWVEGKRTCQYESVAEVEALPAPPPGEGWLYAWAWEDEAAGRVRARGFPRRPDGVIAEDEATGSAAILLTAELNRALNITQGAGSQILTAPGADGTIEVGGRVRFAQTFQ
- a CDS encoding site-2 protease family protein; its protein translation is MSHQGARHERRISSVFIGIFAVMAVTGWAVWTGYSTSTGLAVFLFVTSAWIVSLCLHEYAHARTALHGGDLTVGAKGYLTLNPLKYTHALLSIVLPVLFVILGGIGLPGGAVFIERDRIRGRWKHSLISAAGPLTNAAFALVCTAPFWLDALDGVPLAFRYALGFLAMLQVTAAILNSLPVPGLDGYGVIEPWLSHRVRREVEPLAPFGLLAVFALLWIPGVNAVFFDAVDGVLSALGVSGLETDCGRELYRFWQEGSGFCEVPQD
- the npdG gene encoding NADPH-dependent F420 reductase yields the protein MTSSDSTQKPPARDPWDLPDVSGLVVGVLGGTGDQGRGLAYRLARAGQKVIIGSRAADRARSAAGELGLGVEGADNAECARRSDIVIVAVPWEGHAKTLEALREDLAGKLVVDCVNPLGFDKQGAYALQVEEGSAAQQAAALLPDSRVTAAFHHLSAVLLQDESIDEIDTDVMVLGESRADTDIVQALAARIPGMRGIFAGRLRNAHQVEALVANLISTNRRYKAHAGLRTTDV
- the map gene encoding type I methionyl aminopeptidase encodes the protein MSGQSLLVPGELSPARSVPGNIRRPEYVGKPAPTPYTGPEVQSAETIEAMRIAGRIAAQAMEEAAKLIAPGVTTDELDKVAHEYMCDHGAYPSTLGYRGFPKSLCASVNEVICHGIPDSTVLRDGDIVNLDVTAYIGGVHGDNNATYLCGEVDEESRLLVERTREALNRAIKAVKPGRQINVIGRVIESYAKRFGYGVVRDFTGHGINSSFHSGLIIPHYDSPHATTVIEPGMTFTIEPMLTLGTHDYDMWDDGWTVVTKDRKRTAQFEHTLAVTDSGADILTLP
- a CDS encoding daunorubicin resistance protein DrrA family ABC transporter ATP-binding protein, which translates into the protein MTRNDNNPNAVEVRGLVKHYGETKALDGVDLDVREGTVLGVLGPNGAGKTTLVRCLSTLVVPDAGTATVAGFDVVRQPRQLRRTIGLTGQYASVDEKLSGWENLYMIGRLLDLSRKDARLRADEMLERFSLTEAAKKAAMHYSGGMRRRLDLAASLIGRPAVIYLDEPTTGLDPRTRNEVWDEVQRLVAEGATVLLTTQYMEEAEQLASELTVIDRGKVIANGKVDELKARVGGRTLKIRPVSASDLPGMARSLAEAGLDGVAGSQAVPDEGVLLVPILSDEQLTAVVGLLAARGYAIADLGTYLPSLDEVFLAITGQKPSLVEDSVPTEKTEEVAA
- the panB gene encoding 3-methyl-2-oxobutanoate hydroxymethyltransferase codes for the protein MTHAVSPAREPAAAASPTLYGGTGTRRITVRDLTLAKERGEKWPMLTAYDAMTASVFDESGIPVILVGDSMGNCHLGFDSTVPVTMDHMTMLSAAVVRGTSRALVIGDMPFGSYQEGPVQALRSATHLVKEAGVGAVKLEGGERSLAQTELIVQSGIPVMSHLGLTPQSVNAMGYRVQGRGDEAAHQLLRDAKAAQDAGAFAVVLELVPAELAAEVTRSLHIPTVGIGAGAECDAQVLVWTDMMGLTGGKMPRFVKQYAKLRETMTDAAKAFAEDVVGGTFPQEEHAFH
- a CDS encoding heme oxygenase (biliverdin-producing), yielding MDAFSTVIRVASHEQHTEAETSSFMSDLLGGRLGVDAYTRYTEQLWFVYRALEEAAESLKDDAVAGPFIRPELMRVAEIERDLAHLLGPRWRESVTALPATEAYAARVAQCAAEWPGGYVAHHYTRYLGDLSGGQIIRDKAERTWGFERKGDGVRFYVFADISNPAAFKRTYRELLDAIAADDLEKQRIIDECKRAFDFNGAVFRELGEEFPLSA
- a CDS encoding ABC transporter permease → MSTVTTTKPAPTAPGRPPVAASRGEGRIGLRGNLRHIGALVRRNALQIKQDPESMFDVLFMPIIFTLLFVFVFGGAISGKGNQADYVNYVVPGLMAMMGMNIAMAVGTGVNDDFKKGVMDRFRSMPIARSSVLLAKIVVELGRMMVAIAILLAVGFILGLSIKSSVLDLFLAIGLSAVFGSALMWIFILLGLTMQSAQAVQGMAMLVLMPLQFGSSIFAPPSTMPGWLQSFTDYNPLSNLADAARALINGTPVGDSVWMTLAWSLAITAVTMPLAVRKFRQKT
- a CDS encoding AfsR/SARP family transcriptional regulator, with the translated sequence MRYAILGSAQALRDDGTPVAVGGARLRALLTALALRPGRMVPVRLLVDEVWDADPPADAVAALQALVGRLRRALGHTAVLSVEGGYQLAAGREDVDLYRFERLARAGAEAPDPAEAAALYEEALALWRGPALADLPDPAAEAARWEAVRMDARRGRLTAALALGQAEQCLPELTALCARQPLDEPFQALRIRALRDAGRPAEALSAYDEVRRNLADRLGTDPGPALRALHAELLEPEAPVARAVPASGTPAPTPPLPASAGRSNGSSGSAHGNGNLRARLTTFVGREDDIRVIGDDLARARLVTLLGPGGAGKTRLSQEAAEAHEARGGWPDGVWLVELAPVDDPEDVAEATLAALGARETKLRGAAAEELRALTDRNGDDPATRLVEHCARRSLLLVLDNCEHVVEAAAELAERLLTHCPGVQILATSREPLGVPGESLRPVEPLPDPIALRLLGDRGAAARAGFTVEEDPAAAAEICRRLDGLPLAIELAAARLRLLTPRQIADRLDDRFRLLTSGARTVLPRQQTLRAVVDWSWDLLDEAERTVLRRLSVFAGGCDLAAAEAVCAAEAGAGAGTGPGGAAFDVADTLGSLVDKSLVVAAPGPGGSGMRYRLLETVGEYAAERLTEAGDREEIARRHLVHYRELARTSDPLLRGHRQREAADLLATEYENLRTALRRAVTTRDAGEALCLVHSLGWYWHLHDQRTESRHWAEAVAALGPDPFAAPVVPAEPVYGQLVDAPPPYSGEVLAEAWRALHLVRLAARDQTNKDWDDPEVRAMVDGVIATYRPGLPQTCRTPASLWIYAVMIAGEAGLLREVVDATVATARTLGYRWELASALQLRANILANRADWAGDASRDADESLELFRELGDDWGCAEALSARAESRERRGEYALAARDYREAIAYAERLGAKAQVTVLRVRMAGTLTENGEMAEAERILTEITATVQRFGNEAIPAARMFLAGILGRTGRIAEARAQIQVLREEFAYGAYAIFDVFLLATTAWLDNQDGRHDDALRAIREAVAAFRHPLALMVAPHLPATFLLTAAVSLVSPGGPRREYDGARLLGAYRALLPPAHFPVTTEREDFAFAEKLARSALGDTAYEKAYAEGGGLTMEEATALV